The segment TAGAGGATACAAAAACACGCTTTGTCAGTTTTGCTGGGAAAAAGCTACGCTATGATTTAGCCATTTTACAATCAGGCCGCTTCTTTGGCAAGGTGCTTGTAATGGATATTCAATTTGGCCGCTTTGCTATTATCGGCCCTGACGATGTAGAAGAGCCTGGTTATTTAGAGCATGTCTATAATCGCACGGAAGAAGAAACTATCGAGCTTCGTGAATATTTACGTGAGCTACTGAACTAACAGCCTTTTTATATGATGCAAAAAAATTTCGCTAGCCCATAAGGAGTTGCGAAATTTTTTTGTTGCTTATTATTGATTAAGCGTTGATGGATTATCTTCATTATGTGGCTTGTCTTTATTTTCATTGTTTTGTTGCTTTTTAGCTTGCTGATTTTGCCCAATAACAGCTAAATCCTCTACGC is part of the Lysinibacillus sp. FSL K6-0232 genome and harbors:
- a CDS encoding DUF3055 domain-containing protein, with protein sequence MERFFLYDDVEDTKTRFVSFAGKKLRYDLAILQSGRFFGKVLVMDIQFGRFAIIGPDDVEEPGYLEHVYNRTEEETIELREYLRELLN